A window from Culex pipiens pallens isolate TS chromosome 3, TS_CPP_V2, whole genome shotgun sequence encodes these proteins:
- the LOC120422361 gene encoding ras-like GTP-binding protein RhoL codes for MTMGNMRPLKITTVGDGMVGKTCLLITYVRNEFPSEYVPTVFDNHACNITVDEKEYALTLWDTAGQEDYERLRPLSYPNTDCFLICYSISSKTSFDNVISKWYPEIRHFAPNVPVVLVGTKSDLRVHGSEKFVTTVEGKKLKHKIKAYSLVECSAKKKLNLGDVFDEAVRAVEKKPHHKPRVCTIL; via the exons ATGACGATGGGCAACATGCGGCCGCTGAAGATCACAACCGTCGGGGACGGAATGGTGGGCAAGACGTGCCTGCTAATCACCTACGTCCGCAACGAGTTCCCCAGCGAGTACGTCCCGACGGTGTTTGACAACCACGCCTGCAACATCACCGTGGACGAGAAGGAGTACGCCCTCACGCTGTGGGACACGGCCGGCCAGGAGGACTACGAGCGACTGCGGCCCCTCAGCTACCCAAAT ACCGATTGTTTTCTCATATGCTACTCAATATCGAGCAAGACATCTTTCGATAACGTTATTTCAAAATGGTACCCAGAGATAAGGCACTTTGCCCCTAACGTGCCCGTTGTACTCGTAg GCACCAAAAGTGATCTCCGAGTGCACGGCTCCGAGAAGTTTGTCACGACGGTCGAGGGCAAAAAGCTCAAGCACAAAATCAAAGCTTACTCACTGGTGGAGTGTTCCGCGAAGAAGAAACTCAACCTGGGTGACGTGTTCGACGAAGCCGTCCGGGCCGTGGAGAAAAAACCCCACCACAAGCCACGTGTCTGCACGATACTCTAG
- the LOC120422369 gene encoding replication factor C subunit 4, translated as MHAFFKTGKSGDTTAGDGQPVEKRSKTHSVPWVEKYRPKNVDDVVEQGEVVAVLRESLSTADLPNLLLYGPPGTGKTSTILAAARQLFGDMFKERILELNASDDRGISVIRNKVKTFAQLAASGTRPDGKPCPPFKIVILDEADAMTHAAQAALRRTMEKETKTTRFCLVCNYVSRIIEPITSRCTKFRFKPLRQEKIIERLRFICDQETVDVEDQAYQDIVDISGGDLRRAITTLQSCHRLKGKEAKIEHSDILEMSGVVPRKFLEDFVSVCKTSNYSKLEDYVKGLTHDAYSVGQLFEQLTDFIIMHDGLTDKQKSTICDKIGDCCFRLQGGGSEYIQIMDLGCVTIQALQAK; from the exons ATGCACGCATTTTTCAAGACTGGCAAATCCGGCGATACCACAGCTGGTGACGGACAACCGGTGGAAAAGCGCAGCAAGACACATTCCGTCCCTTGGGTTGAGAAATA TCGACCAAAGAATGTGGACGACGTGGTGGAGCAGGGCGAGGTGGTGGCCGTTTTGCGCGAATCTCTGTCGACGGCCGATCTGCCGAATCTGCTGCTGTACGGACCGCCCGGAACGGGTAAAACCAGTACGATTCTGGCGGCGGCCCGCCAACTGTTTGGGGACATGTTCAAGGAGCGCATTCTGGAGCTGAACGCTTCGGACGATCGCGGTATTTCGGTCATTCGGAATAAGGTGAAAACGTTTGCCCAGTTGGCGGCCAGCGGAACCAGGCCGGACGGAAAGCCGTGTCCACCGTTCAAGATTGTCATCCTGGATGAGGCCGATGCCATGACGCACGCGGCTCAGGCCGCGCTTCGCCGGACAATGGAGAAGGAAACCAAGACGACACGGTTCTGCTTGGTTTGTAATTACGTGTCCCGGATCATCGAACCGATCACGTCGCGCTGCACCAAGTTCCGGTTCAAGCCGCTGAGGCAGGAAAAAATTATCGAACGGTTGCGGTTCATCTGTGACCAGGAGACGGTCGACGTGGAGGACCAGGCGTACCAGGACATTGTGGACATTTCGGGCGGAGATTTGCGACGGGCGATTACCACGCTGCAGTCGTGTCACCGGTTGAAGGGCAAGGAGGCTAAAATTGAACACTCGGATATCCTGGAGATGTCGGGTGTGGTCCCGCGGAAGTTCTTGGAAGACTTTGTGTCGGTTTGCAAGACGTCCAACTACAGCAAGCTTGAGGATTACGTGAAGGGTTTGACCCATGACGCGTACAGCGTGGGCCAGCTGTTTGAGCAGCTCACGGATTTTATTATTATGCACGATGGACTCACTGATAAGCAGAAGAGTACAATTTGCGACAAGATTGGg GACTGCTGCTTCCGTCTTCAGGGTGGAGGCTCGGAATACATTCAAATTATGGATCTAGGTTGCGTCACGATTCAGGCATTGCAAGCAAAGTGA